From a single Rickettsia endosymbiont of Cantharis rufa genomic region:
- the mgtE gene encoding magnesium transporter: MPNFNIFKSILPDHHDQFAEIFDQINDLIEDHNYDAAANRLTKLHYADLADFLDNLNNKTYRVIIPLLQDEIKPETLVSLNAYSKPLIIETLGIKKSAELINKLVIEDAIEVVIDLDDDIKDLILDNLTEEKKHQITVGCTYPENTVGRVIERDFINLQEGWTVEESLNFIKNVKHDFYAAIVTDNKLRPIGIISLSTLIKHKKNELIKDLMNKGFKLADAFTDLNELSFIFRQYALTIVPVVNKSGKLVGSVSIDNIIYIIEEQAEKDILSLSGVHTQDTFFNVFYTVKHRFPWLFVNLITACMTSLIINHFNDTIAKLVTLAATMPIVASMGGNAGTQAMTVTVRALANKDIHYNNVNKVILKEIAVSAFNGFVLAIIGAGLSFVMLFDLNLSVIFAIAVILNFLVAGLFGSAIPIVLHYFDIDPAAGSGVFLTTITDALGFLTFLSLAHIFLV, encoded by the coding sequence ATGCCTAATTTCAATATATTTAAAAGCATCTTACCTGATCATCACGATCAATTTGCTGAGATTTTTGATCAAATTAACGATCTGATTGAGGATCACAATTATGATGCTGCTGCAAACAGACTGACCAAGCTTCATTATGCCGATTTAGCAGATTTCTTAGATAATCTTAACAATAAAACATACAGGGTAATTATTCCTTTATTACAGGATGAAATTAAGCCCGAAACTCTAGTATCGTTAAATGCTTATAGTAAGCCTCTAATAATAGAAACTTTAGGCATAAAAAAATCTGCAGAGTTAATTAATAAACTAGTTATAGAAGATGCTATTGAAGTAGTAATTGATCTAGACGATGATATAAAAGACCTTATCCTAGATAATCTCACTGAAGAAAAAAAACACCAAATTACCGTAGGTTGTACATACCCTGAAAATACGGTAGGTAGAGTAATTGAGCGAGATTTTATTAATCTTCAAGAAGGATGGACGGTCGAAGAATCATTAAATTTTATCAAGAACGTAAAACATGACTTTTATGCTGCAATCGTCACAGATAATAAATTACGCCCTATCGGTATTATTTCTCTCAGTACGCTAATTAAGCACAAAAAAAATGAATTAATAAAAGATTTGATGAACAAAGGTTTTAAGCTCGCAGATGCTTTTACCGACTTAAATGAACTAAGTTTTATTTTTAGACAATATGCTTTAACTATTGTACCGGTAGTAAATAAAAGCGGTAAGCTAGTCGGTAGCGTATCAATCGATAATATAATTTATATTATCGAAGAACAAGCTGAAAAGGATATATTATCATTAAGCGGGGTACACACTCAAGATACTTTCTTCAATGTATTTTATACCGTTAAACATCGTTTTCCTTGGCTGTTTGTTAATCTAATCACTGCCTGCATGACCTCGCTTATAATTAACCATTTTAACGATACTATTGCAAAACTTGTAACGCTTGCAGCCACTATGCCTATCGTAGCTTCAATGGGTGGAAATGCCGGAACACAAGCTATGACCGTTACGGTTAGAGCCCTTGCTAATAAGGATATCCATTATAATAATGTCAATAAAGTTATATTAAAAGAAATAGCCGTATCGGCTTTTAACGGTTTTGTACTTGCAATTATCGGAGCAGGACTTAGCTTTGTGATGTTGTTTGATTTAAATCTTAGTGTAATTTTTGCTATTGCAGTTATTTTAAATTTCTTAGTAGCCGGATTATTCGGCTCTGCTATTCCTATAGTACTGCATTATTTTGATATCGACCCCGCTGCAGGCTCCGGCGTATTCCTAACAACCATAACCGATGCCTTAGGTTTCTTAACTTTCTTAAGCCTTGCTCATATTTTTTTAGTGTAA
- the yajC gene encoding preprotein translocase subunit YajC gives MSASTQDNQVNTNDTIEIQETEVVPVETSSLQSGLTSLIPMVLIFAVFYFLLLRPQEKRRKEREKLVGEVKKGEEVLTNSGIYGIVTKVNENDNNIEIEIAKDVRIKALKSAIVDITSRSKDVPVKKEDDKDNKKDKRVSGAKSS, from the coding sequence ATGTCAGCAAGTACGCAGGATAATCAGGTAAACACTAACGATACCATAGAAATACAGGAAACTGAGGTAGTGCCTGTAGAAACAAGTTCTCTACAATCGGGGTTAACAAGCTTAATACCGATGGTTTTAATTTTTGCCGTATTTTACTTCTTATTATTACGTCCACAAGAAAAACGTCGCAAGGAAAGAGAGAAGCTAGTCGGCGAAGTTAAAAAAGGCGAAGAAGTTCTAACAAATAGCGGCATTTACGGTATTGTGACTAAAGTAAATGAAAATGATAATAATATTGAAATCGAGATAGCCAAAGATGTACGTATTAAAGCTTTAAAAAGTGCTATTGTTGATATAACCAGTCGCTCAAAAGATGTTCCGGTAAAAAAAGAAGATGATAAAGATAATAAAAAGGATAAGAGGGTAAGCGGTGCAAAATCTTCCTAA
- a CDS encoding MFS transporter, producing MLSYTKEQKSLASNQKEAIGLLSIGTFLEYFDLMLYVHMAVLLNELFFPEADARAASLYSAIAYCSTYVFRPIGALIFGWIGDTIGRKATVIITTFLMSLCCLIMANLKTYAEIGITATFVVTACRIAQGMSSMGEVVGAELYLTEMTKIPQRYWVVASLVVFVTLGATVALAVGTLVTSFGFDWRIAFWFGAAIAIVGAVARTNLRETPDFIDAKRRIKKTVAQAGIDSNRLKSSPIWSEKINKTTAIAFFFIHCGAPLWFYIVYIYCGNMLKNSFNYSAAQVIHQNFIVCGTELISTIIVTYVVCKIHPLKILKVRLIIFSIVAIMSPILLNNISTTIELLLFQLFIAVFAPTTFPAGAVFYARFPVLKRFTCGSFIFALSRALMFAVSSFGTIYLIDYFNHWGLLFFIIPILIGYTFGVNHFIKLEEEAETYY from the coding sequence ATGTTGAGTTACACAAAAGAGCAAAAAAGTTTAGCCAGTAATCAAAAAGAAGCTATAGGGCTACTATCGATAGGCACATTTCTTGAATATTTTGATCTTATGCTCTATGTACATATGGCGGTACTTCTTAACGAGCTATTTTTTCCTGAAGCCGATGCACGAGCTGCTTCTCTATATTCTGCCATTGCATATTGCTCCACATATGTATTTAGACCTATCGGCGCTTTAATATTCGGTTGGATAGGAGATACTATAGGTCGTAAGGCAACGGTTATTATTACAACTTTTTTAATGTCGCTCTGTTGTCTTATAATGGCTAATTTGAAAACTTATGCGGAAATTGGTATTACGGCAACTTTTGTAGTAACTGCGTGTCGGATCGCTCAGGGTATGTCTTCTATGGGAGAGGTAGTAGGGGCTGAGCTTTATCTAACTGAAATGACAAAAATTCCTCAACGTTATTGGGTGGTGGCCTCGCTTGTTGTTTTTGTAACTTTAGGTGCAACTGTGGCATTGGCAGTAGGAACGCTTGTTACTTCTTTTGGATTTGACTGGCGTATTGCATTTTGGTTTGGAGCAGCTATTGCTATAGTTGGTGCTGTTGCAAGGACAAATCTTAGAGAGACTCCGGATTTCATTGATGCAAAAAGACGAATAAAGAAAACTGTAGCACAAGCGGGGATAGACAGTAATCGGCTAAAATCAAGCCCTATTTGGAGTGAAAAAATTAATAAAACAACAGCAATAGCCTTCTTTTTTATACACTGTGGAGCCCCGTTATGGTTTTATATTGTTTATATTTATTGCGGTAATATGCTAAAAAACTCATTTAATTACAGTGCTGCCCAAGTAATTCATCAAAATTTTATTGTTTGTGGTACAGAATTAATAAGTACAATAATTGTTACTTATGTGGTTTGTAAAATACATCCTTTAAAAATCCTCAAAGTAAGATTAATAATATTTTCTATTGTAGCTATTATGTCCCCTATCTTACTAAATAATATTTCAACTACTATCGAATTACTTTTATTCCAATTATTTATTGCAGTATTTGCACCTACTACTTTTCCGGCAGGTGCAGTGTTTTATGCAAGATTTCCGGTATTAAAACGTTTTACATGCGGTAGTTTTATATTTGCTTTATCAAGAGCTTTAATGTTTGCAGTTTCTTCTTTTGGAACAATTTACTTGATAGATTATTTTAATCACTGGGGATTATTATTCTTTATTATTCCAATTCTAATCGGTTATACATTTGGAGTAAATCATTTTATAAAGCTAGAGGAGGAAGCAGAGACTTATTATTAG
- a CDS encoding TIGR01459 family HAD-type hydrolase has product MNTLKLKNIFDVMDDYDVFLFDLWGVIIEGGHTYPNVVQNINKLIERKKVYFVTNAPRNIFSLHRTIKSWGLNAKPEMIISSGEIAVEMILESKERFGIEKPVIYHLGHLENDILNGIQCPITYDINKANIFLMTIYRDENENLDLNEFDELFKIVIERKMINICANPDLGINQLGVYRYCSGYYAEKIKQLGGQVIYSGKPHAEIYSKVFKECHSTSKEHILMIGDTFYTDILAANRLGIDSALVLTGNSREYHINFDNIEKKLVSLTKAAVKQSIIPSFVVSLS; this is encoded by the coding sequence ATGAATACATTAAAGTTAAAAAATATTTTCGATGTAATGGATGATTATGACGTATTTTTATTTGATCTTTGGGGAGTAATAATCGAAGGAGGACATACCTACCCTAATGTTGTACAAAATATTAATAAACTTATTGAACGGAAAAAAGTATATTTTGTCACTAATGCTCCACGAAATATTTTTTCACTTCATCGAACAATTAAATCTTGGGGATTAAATGCAAAGCCGGAAATGATCATTAGCTCAGGTGAAATAGCAGTAGAAATGATTTTAGAAAGCAAAGAGCGCTTCGGTATTGAAAAACCGGTAATATATCATTTGGGACATTTAGAAAATGATATATTAAATGGCATACAATGCCCTATTACCTATGATATCAACAAAGCTAATATTTTCCTAATGACTATTTACAGGGATGAAAACGAAAATTTAGATTTAAACGAGTTTGATGAATTATTTAAAATCGTCATAGAACGTAAAATGATCAATATATGCGCTAACCCTGACCTTGGAATAAATCAGCTCGGTGTTTATAGATATTGCAGCGGCTATTATGCCGAAAAAATAAAGCAACTTGGCGGACAAGTAATTTATAGCGGCAAGCCGCATGCAGAAATATATAGCAAGGTTTTTAAAGAATGTCATAGTACCTCTAAGGAACATATTTTAATGATAGGGGACACTTTTTACACTGATATACTTGCAGCAAATCGCCTCGGTATAGACTCCGCCCTAGTGTTAACCGGAAACTCTAGAGAATATCATATTAATTTTGATAATATTGAGAAAAAACTAGTTAGCTTAACAAAAGCTGCTGTTAAGCAATCTATTATACCTAGTTTTGTTGTGAGTTTGTCGTAG
- the secD gene encoding protein translocase subunit SecD, translating to MQNLPKWKIFLSIICTIFAIICALPNFMRVNYKFLPHDSVNLGLDLRGGAHLLLDVDFDAYLNDSMENLSDNLRKNFRDDKIGYKNLLVKQNSIQLELRTPKELKQLKKIINKIDSEIIVEVSENKIKLSYSESRLNDLLNKVVDQSIEIVRMRVDSTGTKEPTLQKQGDKHILLQVPGEKNPSYLKNILGKTAKLTFHLVDENANIEEAVKGHVPVGSMLVKGDSESHDGYSVVIKKKVVLGGDQLTTASASFDQNSQAVVAFSFNNLGSKIFGEITKNNTGKRLAIVLDNKLLSAPTINGAIMGGSGIITGDFTVESANELALLLRAGSLPAPLKIIEERSIGPNLGADSIESGKKAGLIGFIAVCIFMIWSYGVLGLFANIALSLALLYILALLSLFQATLTLPGIAGIILTMGMAVDANVLIYERTKEELHKGVSNLYAIRTGFESAFATILDSNLTTLIVAFLLYIFGVGAIKGFAVALTIGIISSMFSAIVITKLLIDIWVKYFKPRKLGLV from the coding sequence GTGCAAAATCTTCCTAAATGGAAAATTTTTCTTTCTATTATATGTACAATATTTGCGATTATTTGTGCTTTACCTAATTTCATGCGGGTAAACTATAAGTTTCTGCCTCATGATTCAGTAAATCTAGGTCTTGACCTTAGAGGAGGAGCTCATTTATTACTCGATGTTGATTTTGATGCCTATTTAAATGATTCAATGGAAAATCTATCTGATAATTTGCGTAAAAATTTCCGTGACGATAAAATCGGTTATAAAAATCTGTTAGTTAAACAAAATAGCATCCAATTAGAATTAAGAACGCCTAAGGAATTAAAGCAGTTAAAGAAAATAATTAACAAAATTGATTCTGAAATTATAGTCGAAGTTAGTGAAAATAAAATAAAGCTTAGTTATAGTGAATCTAGGTTAAATGACTTACTTAATAAGGTAGTAGACCAATCTATTGAAATCGTTCGTATGAGAGTTGATAGTACCGGCACTAAAGAACCAACACTACAGAAGCAAGGCGATAAGCATATATTACTGCAAGTTCCAGGAGAAAAAAATCCTTCTTACCTGAAGAATATATTGGGAAAAACTGCAAAACTAACTTTTCATTTAGTTGATGAAAATGCCAATATCGAAGAAGCAGTAAAGGGACATGTTCCGGTAGGTTCAATGCTAGTTAAGGGAGATAGCGAAAGTCATGATGGGTATTCTGTAGTTATAAAGAAAAAAGTTGTTTTAGGTGGTGATCAACTGACCACGGCTTCAGCTTCTTTTGACCAAAATTCGCAAGCAGTAGTTGCTTTTTCTTTCAACAATTTAGGTAGTAAAATATTCGGTGAAATAACTAAAAATAATACCGGTAAACGCCTGGCTATAGTTTTAGACAATAAATTACTAAGTGCTCCAACGATAAATGGAGCGATTATGGGTGGAAGCGGTATAATAACAGGAGATTTTACCGTTGAGTCTGCAAATGAGCTTGCACTATTATTGCGAGCCGGTTCTCTTCCTGCCCCACTTAAAATTATTGAAGAGAGAAGTATAGGTCCAAATTTGGGAGCTGATTCTATAGAGTCGGGTAAAAAAGCAGGACTTATAGGATTTATAGCCGTTTGTATATTTATGATTTGGTCTTACGGTGTACTTGGTTTATTTGCCAATATAGCCTTAAGCCTTGCATTATTATATATTCTAGCCTTACTTTCACTTTTCCAGGCTACTTTAACTCTGCCTGGAATTGCAGGAATAATACTAACTATGGGCATGGCTGTTGATGCTAATGTATTGATTTACGAAAGAACTAAAGAAGAATTGCATAAAGGGGTTTCTAATCTTTATGCAATTAGAACCGGTTTTGAATCAGCGTTTGCTACTATCCTTGATTCCAACTTAACTACTCTAATCGTTGCTTTTTTACTTTATATATTTGGAGTAGGTGCAATAAAAGGTTTTGCCGTTGCATTAACGATCGGAATTATATCTTCAATGTTTTCGGCGATTGTCATCACTAAATTGTTAATAGATATTTGGGTAAAATATTTTAAACCTAGAAAGCTAGGGCTTGTGTAA
- a CDS encoding HD domain-containing protein has translation MEDLNPWKEKFEICVYSKKLLDKLKSLNTKVKNPIDILEIKKGIYYSRKYHGSQMRQSGEPYYSHPIEVTIMLAEFVAEEAPKLYNVIMLQAALLHDTIEDTELTEEAITEIFGLEVAKHVEGLTRIKSYGKISSGESLNLLIKEKRYNTALIKLFDRIHNVQTLGVKSPEKARKIIEDTLINFLLVAANINYRLEREFAELCLKVFNIELERQKAFSNNKSLLPPLAL, from the coding sequence ATGGAAGATTTAAACCCTTGGAAAGAAAAGTTTGAAATTTGTGTTTATAGTAAAAAACTACTTGATAAACTCAAATCTTTAAATACTAAAGTAAAAAATCCTATAGATATCCTTGAAATCAAAAAAGGTATCTACTATTCCCGCAAATATCACGGTTCTCAGATGCGTCAATCAGGCGAGCCTTATTATTCACACCCGATTGAGGTAACAATTATGCTTGCTGAATTTGTAGCTGAAGAAGCCCCTAAACTTTATAACGTTATTATGCTGCAAGCCGCTTTACTTCATGATACTATTGAAGACACCGAATTAACTGAAGAAGCAATTACCGAAATTTTTGGACTGGAAGTAGCAAAACACGTAGAGGGTCTAACTAGAATTAAATCTTACGGAAAGATAAGTAGCGGAGAAAGCTTAAACTTATTAATTAAAGAGAAAAGATACAATACAGCATTAATAAAATTATTTGACCGAATTCATAATGTACAAACTTTGGGGGTTAAATCACCTGAGAAAGCTAGAAAAATTATTGAAGATACTTTAATAAATTTTCTTTTGGTCGCTGCTAATATAAATTATAGATTAGAACGAGAATTTGCTGAGTTATGCCTAAAAGTTTTTAATATCGAACTTGAAAGACAAAAAGCTTTTTCTAATAATAAGTCTCTGCTTCCTCCTCTAGCTTTATAA
- a CDS encoding antitoxin of toxin-antitoxin stability system, giving the protein MLVINNQKLIISKTTKIVDVKNYTEEKADLLIALSRIEREKEVILLEDIKKKYSLED; this is encoded by the coding sequence ATGCTAGTTATAAATAATCAAAAACTAATTATATCTAAGACAACTAAAATCGTTGATGTAAAAAATTATACAGAAGAAAAAGCTGATTTATTAATTGCTTTATCACGTATAGAAAGGGAAAAAGAAGTAATTTTATTAGAAGATATTAAGAAAAAATATAGTTTAGAAGATTGA